One part of the Larimichthys crocea isolate SSNF unplaced genomic scaffold, L_crocea_2.0 scaffold323, whole genome shotgun sequence genome encodes these proteins:
- the LOC109138220 gene encoding dysbindin-A isoform X2, with translation MESRLVYLETLCCQCEQQTFKQHHINELDVYKKKKRREVEVLEVELNSEHAQKVAELEQAMQQKLREQQKVYEEAFNQDMKQYLSTGYLQHRAYVGPRRSARPQESLDLFLNVDRAAKLSSSSGPWLLPSSSSPSASSPASSSSSFAPSA, from the exons ATGGAGAGCAGACTGGTATATCTGGAGACTCTGTGTTGTCAATGTGAACAGCAGACATTTAAACAACATCATATCAACGAACTCGATGTCtataagaaaaagaagag gagggaggtggaggtgctaGAAG TGGAACTGAATTCTGAGCATGCACAGAAGGTGGCAGAGCTGGAGCAGGCCATGCAGCAGAAACTGAGAGAACAACAGAAAGTCTATGAAGAAGCCTTTAACCAAGACATGAAACAATACTTGTCGACTGGATACCTGCAGCATAGAG CATATGTTGGGCCAAGAAGGTCAGCAAGGCCACAAGAATCCCTGGATCTCTTCTTAAATGTGGACAGGGCTGCAaaactctcctcttcctctggaCCTTGGCTGCTCCCTTCGTCCTCTTCACCTAGTGCCTCCAGCCcagcatcctcatcttcctcctttgCTCCATCAGCTTGA
- the LOC113744945 gene encoding uncharacterized protein C7orf43 homolog → MTVSGKHLTVLKVLNCSSQEEVCVRDMKILPNYNSSFLPIMPDGSVLIVDNVCHQSAEVTMASFYRIDSKSSRLPSMLSALEEQNFLFQLQLQDKAEEDSSEGLEVPLVAVLQWYNPTLPFTRYISSCYSLPSIRLDRPQLVMTASCPSAVRPLEHFWVKYTLLNNLQDFLAVRLIWNSEGEKQASPSQSHRLVLHNVHVC, encoded by the exons ATGACAGTCTCTGGAAAACACCTGACTGTCCTCAAAG TGTTGAACTGCAGCTCCCAGGAGGAGGTCTGTGTCAGAGACATGAAGATCCTTCCTAACTATAACTCATCCTTTCTTCCAATCATGCCGGATGGTTCAGTTCTCATAGTCGACAATGTCTG CCACCAATCAGCTGAGGTCACCATGGCTTCATTTTATCGGATAGACAGCAAATCATCACGTTTACCCAGCATGCTCAGCGCCCTGGAGGAACAGAACTTCCTGTTCCAGTTGCAGCTGCAAGACAAAGCAGAGGAGGACTCTAGTGAG gGTTTGGAGGTTCCGTTGGTGGCTGTGTTGCAGTGGTACAATCCAACACTCCCTTTCACAAG ATATATCTCTAGCTGTTACTCATTGCCCAGTATCCGCTTGGATCGTCCTCAGCTGGTGATGACAGCTTCCTGTCCCAGTGCTGTCAGGCCTCTGGAGCACTTCTGGGTAAAATATACCCTGCTGAACAACTTACAGGACTTCCTGGCTGTCCGTCTGATCTGGAATTCTGAAGGTGAGAAGCAGGCTTCACCATCACAGTCTCACAGGCTAGTCCTACACAATGTCCATGTCTGTTAG